A stretch of Drosophila gunungcola strain Sukarami chromosome 3L unlocalized genomic scaffold, Dgunungcola_SK_2 000002F, whole genome shotgun sequence DNA encodes these proteins:
- the LOC128257417 gene encoding uncharacterized protein LOC128257417: MTRGIRTSNGGIPRMQGSKDDNENQQSREIIDTRQKRQKTHSKSLRQPLQSTQVSNQYVSSTSLRYRGSHKSEEDFGALMQRDYKAQKHHTDRQALADIILMQARRIEKQQRELLRIKAHYECQVSTIKNNAIMLESHLQKVLASVHHRDRAKRIGHHYQDMCGAVENLENCGINIKPQSVANHLLIKYLNSHPARSTNENISTYRNML; encoded by the coding sequence ATGACCAGGGGCATAAGGACATCAAATGGTGGAATCCCAAGGATGCAAGGATCCAAGGATGATAATGAAAATCAACAATCTCGTGAGATAATTGATACTCGTCAAAAGAGGCAAAAAACACATTCCAAGTCATTAAGGCAACCATTACAATCAACACAAGTATCCAACCAGTATGTGAGCTCCACAAGTTTGAGGTACAGGGGAAGCCACAAGTCTGAAGAGGATTTCGGTGCGTTGATGCAGCGGGATTATAAGGCCCAGAAGCATCACACCGATCGCCAGGCCCTCGCCGATATAATCCTGATGCAGGCTCGACGCATCGAGAAACAGCAGCGGGAACTGCTTCGAATAAAGGCCCACTATGAGTGCCAAGTGTCCACCATCAAGAACAATGCCATCATGCTGGAGTCCCATCTGCAGAAAGTCCTGGCCAGTGTTCACCATCGGGATCGGGCAAAGCGGATCGGCCACCACTACCAGGACATGTGCGGTGCTGTGGAGAATTTGGAGAATTGCGGCATTAATATAAAGCCGCAGTCCGTGGCCAATCATTTGCTGATCAAGTATCTCAACTCGCACCCGGCCAGAAGCACTAATGAAAATATAAGCACCTACAGGAATATGTTGTGA
- the LOC128257420 gene encoding uncharacterized protein LOC128257420: MSSNNCGIVLLIACCLMALVTAYPQPNPEESQLVEQEEFHEEIPLVRRVRSPEGGSVVITASKDNQVGREASIQYNHNLFSSRDGRGSIDAYAQASRNFDFNRNDYGGGIQGTWRF; encoded by the coding sequence ATGTCCTCCAACAATTGCGGAATTGTGCTCCTCATCGCCTGCTGTCTGATGGCTCTGGTGACGGCCTATCCCCAGCCAAATCCTGAGGAATCCCAGTTGGTGGAACAGGAGGAGTTCCACGAGGAGATTCCTTTGGTCCGGCGAGTTCGATCGCCCGAGGGTGGGTCCGTGGTCATCACCGCCAGCAAGGACAACCAAGTGGGCCGGGAGGCCAGTATTCAGTACAACCACAATCTGTTCTCAAGCCGCGATGGGCGTGGCAGCATCGACGCCTACGCCCAGGCCAGCCGCAATTTCGACTTCAATCGCAACGACTACGGCGGCGGCATTCAGGGCACCTGGCGTTTCTGA